The proteins below are encoded in one region of Silene latifolia isolate original U9 population chromosome 2, ASM4854445v1, whole genome shotgun sequence:
- the LOC141641655 gene encoding uncharacterized protein LOC141641655, whose amino-acid sequence MKTKLTGVRVPIGKPSSTALSLFRSSARLASFSAKDLKAGVARIAEQSKSQEASGSDKTLDILIFDVQPPQDPPRVMSPEIVQAQKRKREDVILEEEEGEKQPIPAQPLRSIRQVPARIDDMDDARARIDEFSAKMSDQLLSASTLESSTRVVSILTSLVTRAAELASQAREGLDAGLATACQLRDAQARVSSLEEKLDKVNRDLHTSRGNEVVLQSQLGTARESTRAAIVCEVAAKNAEKVVSRSWKARSEAMQDRLRKNEELVLLKRSWLHLADGMSTSAGITASHP is encoded by the exons atgaagaccaagctgactgGGGTCAGAGTACCCAtaggcaagcctagttctactgctctttcct tatttaggtcttctgctaggctggccagcttttctgcaaaggatttgaaggctggggtggctaggattgctgaacagtccaagagccaggaggctagtggaagtgacaaaacgcttgatatcctgATTTTTGATGTTCAGCCTCCTCAAGATCCACCCAGGGTAATGTCACCGGAGATCGTCCAGGCTcaaaaaagaaagagagaagatGTTATCCTGGAAGAGGAGGAAGGAGAGAAACAGCCTATCCCGGCTCAGCCACTCAGGAGTATAAGGCAggtgcctgctaggattgatgacatggatgatgcccgggcacggatagatgagttttctgcaaagatgagcgaccagctattgtctgctagtacccttgagtcgtctaccagagtggtttctattctgacttctcttgtaacaagggctgctgaacttgcttcccaggctagggag gggttggatgccgggttggctactgcttgtcagcttaGGGACgcccaggccagggtttctagtttggaggaaaaactggataAAGTTAATCGtgacctgcacacatccaggggtaatgaagtagtacttcaatctcagttGGGGACAGCTAGGGAGTCaaccagggctgctatagtttgtgaggtggctgcgaaAAATGCCGAGAAGGTCGTCAGCCGGAGTTGGAAGGCGAGAAGCGAGGCAATGCAGGATCGGTTGAGGAAGAATGAGGAGCTTGTTCTGCTGAAAAGGAGTTG GCTACATCTGGCTGATGGGATGTCCACCTCAgccgggattactgcttcacatccatag